A single genomic interval of Pirellulales bacterium harbors:
- a CDS encoding DUF1080 domain-containing protein codes for MSFRLMSLMSLLLLPGLVGVACAAHEAFTDPAKAGPDFAVQGEYAGECKIGEETMKMGAQVIALGNHEFEATGFHGGLPGDGWSRGDKSQKGKGKTNSDVTEFNGEHGTGTIKDGTLTISDENGNKIADLKKVERQSPTLGAKSPEGAIVLFDGTSADAWKKGKIVEGNLLWNGATSKQAFGDFTLHVEFRCPYMPDARGQARGNSGVYLQDRYEVQVLDSFGLEGKDDDCGGIYKIAQEKVNMSFPPLAWQTYDIDFTAARFDAEGKKTGNARTTVKHNGVVVQDDLELPHVTPGGAFGDEKPAQGANMTKGPIYLQDHGGDPVVFRNIWVVEKK; via the coding sequence ATGTCGTTCCGATTGATGAGTTTGATGTCGTTGCTGCTGTTGCCAGGATTAGTTGGCGTCGCCTGCGCGGCGCACGAAGCGTTCACCGATCCCGCCAAGGCGGGTCCCGATTTCGCCGTGCAAGGAGAATATGCGGGCGAATGTAAGATCGGGGAAGAAACCATGAAGATGGGCGCGCAAGTGATTGCTCTTGGCAATCACGAATTCGAGGCCACAGGATTCCACGGAGGTCTGCCCGGCGACGGCTGGTCGCGCGGCGACAAGAGCCAAAAGGGCAAGGGCAAAACCAATAGCGACGTCACGGAATTCAATGGCGAGCACGGCACGGGCACGATAAAGGATGGCACATTGACTATCAGCGACGAAAACGGCAACAAGATCGCCGACCTGAAGAAGGTCGAGCGCCAAAGCCCAACCCTTGGCGCCAAGTCGCCCGAGGGCGCCATCGTGCTGTTCGATGGCACCAGCGCCGATGCTTGGAAAAAGGGAAAGATTGTCGAGGGGAACCTGCTCTGGAATGGCGCGACGTCGAAGCAGGCGTTCGGCGATTTCACGCTGCACGTCGAATTCCGCTGCCCCTACATGCCGGACGCTCGCGGCCAGGCCCGCGGCAATAGCGGCGTTTATCTGCAAGACCGATACGAGGTGCAGGTGCTCGATTCGTTCGGCCTGGAGGGGAAGGACGACGATTGCGGCGGGATTTACAAGATCGCCCAGGAAAAGGTGAACATGAGTTTCCCGCCGCTTGCGTGGCAGACGTACGATATCGACTTCACCGCCGCCCGATTCGACGCTGAAGGCAAGAAGACCGGCAACGCCCGCACGACCGTCAAGCACAACGGCGTCGTTGTGCAAGACGATCTTGAGTTGCCTCATGTGACGCCGGGCGGTGCATTTGGCGACGAGAAGCCGGCCCAGGGCGCTAATATGACCAAGGGACCGATCTATTTGCAGGACCACGGCGGCGATCCGGTGGTGTTTCGCAACATCTGGGTCGTCGAGAAGAAATAA
- a CDS encoding SMP-30/gluconolactonase/LRE family protein yields MSRIIKSRIVSLALTSSVSIALAAGSRSFAADEPKALPDHPTFGRIERLDPRFDDLIPKDAKLEKLAQGFAWSEGPVWNRKEGYLLFSDIPRNRAMQWKDDSLRVFLEPSGYTGKTPRGGEVGSNALTYDHQGRLVLCQHGDRRVVRLEKDGSFTVIADKYQGKRLSSPNDLCYKSNGDLYFTDPPYGLERNWADPARELDFCGVFRVKPDGKIDLMTKELARPNGICFSPDEKILYVGTSDPQQPIWKAYEVKADGTLGPGRVFFDSSEWVKQNQPGLPDGMKCDRNGNLFATGPGGLHVFSPDGTHLGRIDTGERTANCNWGDDGSTLYIAANMYLCRIKTSTKGNGW; encoded by the coding sequence ATGTCACGAATCATCAAATCTCGCATCGTATCGCTTGCATTGACCAGTTCTGTATCGATCGCACTCGCAGCCGGCTCCCGATCGTTCGCTGCCGACGAGCCCAAGGCACTGCCGGATCATCCAACCTTTGGCCGCATCGAGCGGCTCGATCCGCGGTTCGATGATTTGATCCCGAAGGATGCGAAGCTCGAAAAATTGGCACAGGGGTTCGCCTGGAGCGAAGGGCCGGTCTGGAATCGCAAGGAAGGCTATTTGCTCTTTTCCGACATCCCGCGAAATCGCGCGATGCAGTGGAAGGACGATTCGCTGCGCGTGTTTCTCGAGCCGTCGGGCTATACCGGCAAGACACCGCGCGGCGGCGAGGTCGGCTCGAACGCGCTGACCTATGATCACCAGGGCCGGCTCGTGCTTTGCCAGCATGGCGATCGGCGCGTCGTGCGGCTCGAAAAGGATGGCAGCTTCACCGTCATCGCCGACAAGTATCAAGGCAAGCGGCTCAGCAGCCCGAACGATCTCTGCTACAAATCGAATGGCGATCTTTATTTTACCGATCCGCCATACGGACTAGAAAGGAATTGGGCAGACCCGGCGCGAGAACTCGATTTCTGCGGCGTCTTCCGCGTCAAGCCTGATGGCAAGATCGATCTGATGACGAAGGAGTTGGCTCGGCCGAACGGCATTTGCTTCTCGCCCGATGAGAAGATTCTCTACGTCGGCACGAGCGACCCGCAGCAGCCAATCTGGAAAGCGTATGAAGTGAAAGCTGACGGTACGCTTGGCCCCGGCCGCGTCTTCTTCGACAGCAGCGAATGGGTCAAGCAGAATCAGCCGGGGCTGCCCGACGGCATGAAGTGCGACCGCAATGGCAACCTCTTCGCCACGGGGCCGGGCGGCTTGCATGTGTTCTCCCCCGACGGCACGCATCTCGGCCGGATCGACACCGGCGAGCGCACCGCCAATTGCAATTGGGGGGACGATGGCTCGACGCTCTACATCGCCGCCAACATGTACCTCTGCCGGATCAAGACCTCGACAAAAGGCAATGGTTGGTAG